One stretch of Rhizobium rhizoryzae DNA includes these proteins:
- a CDS encoding DUF2177 family protein, whose translation MYVYVVAYLATAAVFFGLDFVWLGKVATGFYRSQLGDMMRERPDFLAAGAFYLIYVAGLVYFAVQPYLSGGSWTQALLSGAILGLIAYGTYDMTNLSTLKNWPLAMSLVDMAWGTILSGVAAAAGLAITQKIVG comes from the coding sequence ATGTATGTCTACGTGGTGGCCTACCTTGCGACAGCGGCAGTCTTCTTCGGTCTCGATTTTGTCTGGCTCGGCAAGGTCGCGACCGGCTTCTATCGAAGCCAGCTCGGCGACATGATGCGCGAGCGCCCGGATTTTCTGGCAGCCGGTGCCTTTTATCTGATCTATGTGGCCGGTCTCGTCTATTTCGCCGTACAGCCCTATTTGTCCGGCGGCAGCTGGACGCAGGCGCTGTTGTCCGGCGCAATCCTCGGTCTCATCGCTTACGGGACCTATGACATGACCAATCTTTCCACATTGAAAAACTGGCCGCTCGCCATGAGCCTCGTGGATATGGCCTGGGGAACGATCCTTTCCGGTGTCGCGGCCGCCGCAGGCCTTGCGATCACGCAAAAAATTGTCGGCTGA
- a CDS encoding ChrR family anti-sigma-E factor — MNVQHQVSDELLLDYASGNLSEGWSLAVATHLALCPQARRRLQAMEGAAGALFDKISVSAKATDADWDKMKAKLSGSRSAGHTVARPSQSEGVIPEPLRSYLGGDVSSLKWKALGRGAYQIRIDTGDPDTQVRLLRIPAGKPVPEHTHDGRELTLVLAGSFHDGQDLFARGDLEEADGSLLHTPTATEGEDCICLAVTERPLKFSSWVVRMIQPILKI, encoded by the coding sequence ATGAACGTTCAACATCAAGTCAGCGACGAGCTTTTGCTCGACTACGCATCTGGAAACCTGTCGGAAGGCTGGAGCTTGGCTGTTGCCACGCATCTCGCGCTTTGTCCGCAGGCTCGCCGCCGCCTTCAGGCCATGGAAGGTGCGGCCGGTGCCTTGTTCGACAAGATTTCCGTCAGCGCAAAGGCGACGGACGCCGACTGGGACAAGATGAAGGCGAAGCTTTCCGGTTCTCGGAGCGCTGGTCATACTGTTGCCCGGCCATCCCAATCGGAAGGCGTCATCCCGGAGCCGCTGCGCTCGTATCTGGGTGGCGATGTGTCCAGCCTGAAGTGGAAGGCACTTGGACGTGGCGCCTATCAGATCCGTATCGACACCGGGGATCCGGACACCCAGGTGCGCCTGCTTCGCATTCCGGCCGGAAAGCCGGTGCCGGAGCACACGCATGACGGTCGTGAGTTGACGCTTGTTCTGGCTGGCAGTTTCCACGACGGTCAGGACCTGTTTGCCCGTGGCGATCTGGAAGAGGCAGATGGCTCGCTTCTCCACACCCCGACCGCCACGGAAGGTGAGGACTGCATCTGTCTTGCAGTGACGGAACGTCCGCTGAAATTCTCAAGCTGGGTCGTGAGAATGATCCAGCCAATCCTCAAGATCTGA
- a CDS encoding sigma-70 family RNA polymerase sigma factor, giving the protein MTTPEHELSPADLSKLLTRVGQQRDVDAFETLFRHYGPRVRSFMAMKTRDTQLAEELMQETMMAVWNKAVQFDPARGNVSAWIFTIARNQRIDAFRRKRPMFDENDPAFVKDDIPPADLELEERQDAELLRKAMETLPPEQLDVLKRAFFDEASHSTIAQDMGIPLGTVKSRIRLAFEKLRSTLEAVR; this is encoded by the coding sequence TTGACTACGCCGGAACATGAACTTTCCCCGGCAGACTTGTCCAAGTTGCTGACCCGTGTCGGGCAGCAGCGCGACGTGGATGCCTTTGAAACACTGTTCCGCCATTACGGGCCGCGCGTGCGCTCCTTCATGGCGATGAAGACCAGGGACACGCAGCTCGCGGAAGAGCTGATGCAAGAAACGATGATGGCCGTCTGGAACAAGGCGGTGCAGTTCGATCCGGCGCGAGGCAATGTCTCCGCGTGGATCTTTACCATAGCCAGAAACCAGCGGATTGACGCGTTTCGTCGCAAACGCCCAATGTTCGATGAAAATGATCCGGCGTTTGTGAAGGACGATATCCCGCCTGCGGATCTGGAGCTCGAAGAGCGCCAGGATGCGGAGCTTCTTCGCAAGGCCATGGAAACACTGCCGCCAGAGCAGCTCGACGTTCTGAAGCGTGCCTTCTTCGATGAGGCATCGCATTCGACGATCGCGCAGGACATGGGCATTCCTCTTGGAACTGTGAAGTCCCGTATCCGGTTGGCCTTTGAGAAATTGCGTTCGACCCTGGAGGCCGTGCGATGA
- a CDS encoding NAD(P)/FAD-dependent oxidoreductase: MVSYTAGNRRIAVIGSGISGLSAAWLASRSNQVVLYEADHRLGGHSNTAIVPTAYGDIPVDTGFIVYNDKNYPNLVALFQHLNVPTIASDMSFAASIDDGRFEYSGTGLKGLLGQRLNIARPRFWRMLTDVLRFYREAEGLLKRPELEGLTLGEYLDRENYSKAFIEDHLLPMGAAIWSMTTIDMRAYPLHAFVRFFVHHGLILLKGRPRWRTVLGGSREYVSRLIADFAGEIRLSTPVARIQRMANGVIVTDKSGHADRFDDVIIATHANDALSMLGDADNLEREILGSFRYTDNVAVLHSDENLMPKRKSVWSSWNYIAGRQAVDGAPLCVTYWMNLLQDLDRRQNLFVTLNACREIREDKIVATYNYTHPLFDLSAMAAQKRIWDLQGRRNTFFCGAHFGSGFHEDGLQAGLAAAEAATGSRRPWQVADESGRIFSTPLLAAAE; the protein is encoded by the coding sequence ATGGTTTCATACACGGCAGGAAATCGTCGCATTGCGGTTATCGGGTCTGGCATCAGCGGCCTGTCTGCAGCGTGGCTTGCCTCACGATCCAATCAGGTCGTGCTTTATGAAGCGGATCATCGTCTTGGCGGTCACTCCAATACGGCAATCGTTCCCACTGCCTATGGCGATATCCCTGTCGATACGGGGTTCATCGTTTATAATGACAAGAATTATCCCAATCTGGTGGCTCTGTTCCAGCACCTGAATGTGCCGACCATTGCTTCCGACATGAGCTTTGCGGCCTCCATCGACGATGGAAGGTTTGAATATTCCGGCACCGGTCTGAAGGGGCTTCTCGGACAGCGGTTGAACATCGCCCGCCCGCGCTTCTGGCGGATGCTGACGGATGTGTTGCGGTTCTATCGCGAAGCCGAAGGCCTTCTGAAGCGTCCGGAGCTTGAGGGTCTGACGCTCGGCGAATATCTCGACCGCGAAAACTATTCGAAAGCCTTCATTGAAGATCATCTTCTGCCGATGGGGGCTGCCATCTGGTCGATGACCACGATCGACATGCGGGCCTATCCGCTTCACGCCTTCGTACGCTTCTTCGTTCATCACGGTCTGATCCTCCTCAAGGGCCGTCCTCGCTGGCGCACCGTTCTGGGTGGCAGCCGCGAATATGTCAGCCGCCTGATTGCCGACTTTGCCGGCGAGATCCGCCTCTCGACGCCGGTAGCCCGCATTCAACGGATGGCAAACGGCGTGATCGTGACCGACAAGTCCGGTCACGCCGACCGCTTCGACGACGTGATAATCGCAACCCATGCCAACGATGCTTTGTCCATGCTGGGTGATGCAGATAACCTTGAGCGTGAAATTCTCGGATCCTTCCGATACACGGACAATGTTGCGGTCCTTCATAGCGATGAAAACCTGATGCCGAAGCGTAAATCTGTCTGGTCCAGCTGGAATTACATTGCCGGTCGGCAGGCAGTTGACGGGGCTCCGCTCTGCGTGACCTACTGGATGAATCTGTTGCAGGATCTCGACCGTCGTCAAAACCTGTTTGTCACGCTGAATGCCTGCCGTGAGATCCGCGAGGACAAGATCGTCGCGACGTACAATTATACGCATCCGCTGTTCGACCTCAGCGCCATGGCAGCTCAAAAGCGGATCTGGGATCTCCAGGGGCGCCGGAACACATTCTTCTGTGGCGCCCATTTCGGCAGCGGCTTCCATGAGGATGGTCTGCAGGCAGGACTTGCCGCCGCAGAGGCCGCAACAGGCTCACGCCGCCCCTGGCAGGTCGCGGACGAGTCGGGCCGGATCTTTTCCACCCCCCTTCTGGCAGCGGCAGAATGA
- a CDS encoding DUF1365 domain-containing protein — MTLSSAIYAGTVIHARHRPKTHRLRYRVFSLLLDLDELPLLDRSLKLFGHNRRALFSFYDQDHGNGERNGLRAWAENHLRMAGIETFPARIRVLCYPRIFGYVFNPLTVYFCEDKQGNLLALLYEVCNTFHERHTYVIPAGSHREGPVRHSCEKAMYVSPFVPMDCAYDFDILPPGANITGDKVKVAINERDAEGDLLYASFAGARSELSDAGLARVFMRYPLMTMKVMAGIHWEALRLWLKGVPIYRHKPAAERVASSVEQTIV; from the coding sequence ATGACCCTATCATCTGCCATCTATGCTGGCACCGTGATCCATGCCCGGCACCGGCCGAAGACGCATCGCCTGCGCTACCGCGTCTTCTCGCTATTGCTGGATCTGGATGAACTTCCGCTGCTCGACCGTTCGCTGAAGCTTTTCGGCCATAACCGCCGCGCATTGTTCAGTTTCTACGATCAGGATCACGGAAACGGCGAGAGGAACGGGCTCAGAGCCTGGGCCGAAAATCACTTGCGCATGGCAGGGATCGAGACCTTCCCGGCACGCATTCGGGTTCTATGTTATCCGCGCATCTTCGGATATGTTTTCAATCCGTTGACGGTCTATTTCTGCGAAGACAAACAGGGCAATCTTCTGGCGCTGCTCTACGAGGTCTGCAATACATTCCATGAGCGGCATACCTACGTAATACCGGCGGGTTCTCATCGGGAAGGCCCGGTTCGCCATTCCTGCGAGAAGGCCATGTACGTCTCTCCGTTTGTTCCGATGGACTGCGCCTACGACTTCGATATCCTCCCACCCGGAGCCAATATAACGGGCGACAAGGTGAAGGTGGCGATCAATGAACGCGATGCCGAGGGCGATTTGCTCTATGCAAGTTTTGCCGGCGCACGTTCCGAACTATCCGATGCGGGTCTTGCCCGCGTCTTCATGCGTTATCCGCTGATGACCATGAAGGTCATGGCGGGAATCCACTGGGAGGCGCTTCGTCTCTGGCTGAAGGGTGTGCCGATCTACAGGCACAAGCCCGCGGCGGAGCGGGTTGCGAGCTCGGTGGAACAGACCATTGTTTGA